TTCTGATTCTAAGTAATGTCTATATGTTATAAAAGTATCTTGTAATGTTAATCGTTGTTCTTTCCACAGGGCGGCTGCTTGAGTGAAGCTAGCAACCGCAGGCAGGTTTACCGTTCCGGGTCTCAATCCTTTTTCGTGGACGGTACCTGGAATAAGCGGTTTTACCTGGTAACGGTCTGCTATATATAAGGCACCGATCCCTTTAGGACCATTGATTTTATGACTGGAGATACTTACAGAATCTACATATGGAATTATTTCAGCTATATCTAGTTTACCAAATGATTGAACACAATCACTATGTAAACGAATCTCTCTATCTTTTAGAAGGTCATGAATTTCCTGTAAAGGTTGAATGGTTCCAATCTCTGAATTAACGTGTTGAACAATGACGAGACCGGTCTCGGGTTTAATCTGTTTCTGTAACTCACAAACATCAACAATTCCATCAGTTGTAAAAGGAATTTCAGTAACAGTATACCCATGTCTTTCTAGCATGGGAAGGTTATTCTTTATAGAGGAATGTTCACCGCCTGTTGAAATAATGTGTGTTTGGTCTTTCTTTAAAGTTTGTATTAGTACTTGTAAGGCAAGATCATTCGATTCACTTCCACCACTAGTAAAATAAATCGTGTTGTCAGGTACCTGTAATAGATTTGCGAGTGTCCTTCTGCAATGTTCTAATAATTCCTTAGATTTATGTCCCACATCATGTAGGGATTCCGTATTTCCATAATAACTTTTTGATACTTCTACCCATATGTCAATCGCTTCTTGAAACATAGGACTTGTTGCAGCGTAATCAAAATAGATCAATTCAGCTCTCCCCATTCCCTGAATTCTTTCAAAAAAAATATGTTGCCTTTACTTTAAGTTTATGTAAACATAGGTGTCAAGACATATGTTAAAACAACATAAAAAGAAATGAGTGAGTAATCTTGGAGAAAGCTGACGTTATCATAGTCGGAAGTGGTATTTCCGCTTTACAGTTAGCTACACAATTACAAGGTACAATGAAAGTACTCATGATTACAAAAGGTCGCTTTCGAGATTCAAATACGAATCGGGCTCAAGGTGGTATTGCTGCAGCCCTTCATCCAAATGATCATATTCATTTACACACGGAGGATACTCTTCAGGCAAGTGTACAATTTGCAGATAGGGATATCGTTCAAGATGTTGTAAGTGAAGGAAAGCAGTTGATGGAGCAATTATTACAACAAGGATTCCCTTTTGATACCAATACAAAGGGACAATTACATTTTGGAATGGAAGGGGCACATCAACGAAGTAGAATTCTACATTCTAATGGAGATCAAACAGGTAAAGCGTTTGTTAGCTATTTACTCCAGCAGCTTCGCTCAAATGTTACGATCAGGGAAAATGAAATGGTTTTTGAGGTCATTCAAAATGAACTAGGGGAATGTATTGGAGTTAAATCAAAGAATAAACAGCAACGAACGAATGTGTATATAGCACCTTATGTAGTATTAGCAACGGGTGGTTGTAGCGCTATTTATAACCCAACATCCAATTATGAAGGAGCAGTTGGGGATGGATTATATGTGGCATGGAGAGCAGGAGCAAGACTGGTAAATTGTGAATTTATTCAGTTCCATCCTACAATATTGAATGTGAAAAATTTCACAAGTTTTCTTATATCTGAGGCTGTTCGAGGGGAAGGAGGAGTCCTTACTCTGAAGGATTGCATACCTTTAATGGAAACGCTTCATCCTATGAAAGACTTGGCTCCAAGACACATTGTAGCTGAAGCTATTTTCAATGCTGGAGAAGTATATCTAGATATTAACAATATACAAAACTTTAAAACAAGGTTTCCATCCATTACTGCAGCTTGTGAAGAAAGGGGAATATCTATTGAATTAGGTAAAATCCCTGTTCAACCAGGTGCTCATTTCTTAATGGGTGGTGTTGAAACAGACTCATTTGGCAGAACAAATATTAAAGGCTTACTTGCAATTGGAGAGTTAGCCTATACAGGGCTGCACGGGTCAAACCGTTTAGCAAGTAATTCTCTATTGGAAGGACTTGTAATGGGAAAGCGAGCAGCTGAAGTCATTCAACAAGGAACTGAATGTTCGAAACAGCTTACCCCTAGTCAGGGCTGGGATCGTATTCAACCATTCGTACCCTTGTGTTTGCCAACACCCAAACAAATAAAAGATAACATGATGAAGTATGTAGGTGTAAAACGTTCTGAGTATTCATTAACGAAGATGCTGCAGTGGTTAGAATCCTTTTCTATAGACTTCTCAACTACGAATCTAGGACATTATTCATTTAAAGATATTGAAACAATCTACATGCTCTTTTCTGCAGGAGTAGTTACGAAGTCTGCCTTATTAAGAAAAGAGAGTAGAGGTGCACATATTCGTAGTGATTACCCAGATGAAAGTACGGATTGGTTATATAGGAAAATCATTTTTGAAGGAAATCAAGTGAAAGTGGGGTTGAGGAAGGATGAATTTGTTGTTAGTTAGAAAGAAACTAGAAGAATTTTTTATGGAGGATTGGGGTGACTATGATTTAACAACTGAATCTATCTTTTCAGAAAGTGACCAAGGTACATTCACAATTTTAGCCAAGCAAGATGGTGTTTTTGCAGGTTCCATAATTATCGAAGAAGGATATAAGATGCTCCAAAAAGACTGTGAAATCACTTGTTTTAAACAAGATGGTAATCTAGTAAAAAAGGGAGAAATCATTGCAGAAGTATCAGGTAGATTGCAGTCCCTTTTAACAGGTGAAAGGGTTATTCTGAATCTGATTCAAAGAATGTCTGGCATTGCAACTATTACGAGAGAGGCTGTAAGTAAAGTGGAAGGAAGTCAGACCAGAATATGTGATACACGAAAGACTACACCTGGTTTACGAATCTTTGAAAAATATGCGGTTCGTTGTGGTGGTGGCTTCAACCATAGAAATGGATTATACGATAGTGTTCTTATTAAAGACAACCATATTGAGGCTTCTGGCTCCATTACCAATGCCATTCAAAAAGTAAAGATGAGAGTCGGTCATACAGTTAAAATTGAAGTGGAAATCGAGTCTGAACAGCAACTTCATGAGGCCATTCGAAATCATGCAGATATCATTATGTTCGATAATCTTCCACCTGCTGAGATTAAGAAATGGGTGAAGTATGTTCCTGATCATATTGTTACGGAAGCAAGTGGAGGCATAACTCTCGATCGATTGAAAGACTATGCTGAAACAGGTATCCAGTATATATCTCTCGGCTACTTAACCCATTCAGCTCCATCATTAGATTTTAGTATGAATGTGAAGCAGGGAAGTAAAGGAGGAATATTAGTATGACGATTTTAGATATGATGAGTATAAGTACGCAAATTCCTGAATTTTACCGGCAAGCTACCGAGGAGGAATTGATTTCTAGAATTAAAGAAGCCAAATTAAAGCTGGGAATGAAAGTCATGATCCCAGGGCATCATTATCAGCGAGAAGAAGTGATTCAATTTGCTGATGTAACTGGAGATTCTCTACAGTTAGCCCAGGTAGCTGCAGCTAATAAAGAAGCAGAGTATATTGTCTTCTGTGGGGTTCATTTTATGGCGGAAACGGCCGATATTTTAACAACAAGTGAGCAAAAAGTAATCTTACCGGATATGCGGGCAGGATGTTCTATGGCAGACATGGCAGACGATAAGCAAACGAAAATAGCATGGGAGGTTTTAACTACCCTATTAGGAGAGGATATTTTACCTCTGACCTATGTGAATTCAACAGCCGCTATTAAATCATTTGTTGGCTATCACGGTGGCGCAACTGTAACATCTTCAAATGCGAAGAAGATGGTAAGCTGGGCACTTCAAGAGAGAAAAAGAATCTTGTTTTTACCGGATCAGCATCTTGGAAGAAATACAGCCTATGACTTAGGAGTACCACTTGAAAAGATGGCAGTGTGGGATCCCATTAAAGAAGAACTTCAATATGAGGGCGATTTGGAAGAGGTTGTAGTTATTCTTTGGAAGGGGCACTGTTCTGTTCATGAGAATTTCACCGTACAGAACATCCAATCAGTGAGAGAGAATCATCCAAAAATGAAGATTATTGTGCATCCAGAATGTCGATGGGAAGTGGTAAACCA
This genomic stretch from Bacillus carboniphilus harbors:
- a CDS encoding IscS subfamily cysteine desulfurase, which produces MIYFDYAATSPMFQEAIDIWVEVSKSYYGNTESLHDVGHKSKELLEHCRRTLANLLQVPDNTIYFTSGGSESNDLALQVLIQTLKKDQTHIISTGGEHSSIKNNLPMLERHGYTVTEIPFTTDGIVDVCELQKQIKPETGLVIVQHVNSEIGTIQPLQEIHDLLKDREIRLHSDCVQSFGKLDIAEIIPYVDSVSISSHKINGPKGIGALYIADRYQVKPLIPGTVHEKGLRPGTVNLPAVASFTQAAALWKEQRLTLQDTFITYRHYLESELEKVKESIQIFGSSDQKCQLPSIFSFRIKGLEGQYVLLELNQRGLAVSSGSACHIGKQAPSPTVLACQYNETIAKGLVRVSMGAQTTQTEVEKLSTAIIEIVQKNNT
- the nadB gene encoding L-aspartate oxidase translates to MEKADVIIVGSGISALQLATQLQGTMKVLMITKGRFRDSNTNRAQGGIAAALHPNDHIHLHTEDTLQASVQFADRDIVQDVVSEGKQLMEQLLQQGFPFDTNTKGQLHFGMEGAHQRSRILHSNGDQTGKAFVSYLLQQLRSNVTIRENEMVFEVIQNELGECIGVKSKNKQQRTNVYIAPYVVLATGGCSAIYNPTSNYEGAVGDGLYVAWRAGARLVNCEFIQFHPTILNVKNFTSFLISEAVRGEGGVLTLKDCIPLMETLHPMKDLAPRHIVAEAIFNAGEVYLDINNIQNFKTRFPSITAACEERGISIELGKIPVQPGAHFLMGGVETDSFGRTNIKGLLAIGELAYTGLHGSNRLASNSLLEGLVMGKRAAEVIQQGTECSKQLTPSQGWDRIQPFVPLCLPTPKQIKDNMMKYVGVKRSEYSLTKMLQWLESFSIDFSTTNLGHYSFKDIETIYMLFSAGVVTKSALLRKESRGAHIRSDYPDESTDWLYRKIIFEGNQVKVGLRKDEFVVS
- the nadC gene encoding carboxylating nicotinate-nucleotide diphosphorylase, whose translation is MNLLLVRKKLEEFFMEDWGDYDLTTESIFSESDQGTFTILAKQDGVFAGSIIIEEGYKMLQKDCEITCFKQDGNLVKKGEIIAEVSGRLQSLLTGERVILNLIQRMSGIATITREAVSKVEGSQTRICDTRKTTPGLRIFEKYAVRCGGGFNHRNGLYDSVLIKDNHIEASGSITNAIQKVKMRVGHTVKIEVEIESEQQLHEAIRNHADIIMFDNLPPAEIKKWVKYVPDHIVTEASGGITLDRLKDYAETGIQYISLGYLTHSAPSLDFSMNVKQGSKGGILV
- the nadA gene encoding quinolinate synthase NadA gives rise to the protein MTILDMMSISTQIPEFYRQATEEELISRIKEAKLKLGMKVMIPGHHYQREEVIQFADVTGDSLQLAQVAAANKEAEYIVFCGVHFMAETADILTTSEQKVILPDMRAGCSMADMADDKQTKIAWEVLTTLLGEDILPLTYVNSTAAIKSFVGYHGGATVTSSNAKKMVSWALQERKRILFLPDQHLGRNTAYDLGVPLEKMAVWDPIKEELQYEGDLEEVVVILWKGHCSVHENFTVQNIQSVRENHPKMKIIVHPECRWEVVNQSDVSGSTKKIIETIEAAEDGSEWAIGTEMNLVKRLIKNHPTKHIISLNPNMCPCLTMNRIDLPHLAWAMDSILNKEPIHLIEVNEKDKYYARLALERMLARA